Proteins encoded in a region of the Populus nigra chromosome 3, ddPopNigr1.1, whole genome shotgun sequence genome:
- the LOC133688492 gene encoding probable xyloglucan endotransglucosylase/hydrolase protein 32 encodes MALLPLFILILIAPSSSNAQWPPSPGYWPSSRFRSMSFYQGYRNLWGYSHQRVDPNALTIWLDSTSGSGFKSVKPFRSGYFGASVKLQPGYTAGVITAFYLSNNEAHPGFHDEVDIEFLGTTFGKPYTLQTNVYIRGSGDGRIIGREMKFHLWFDPTKNFHHYAILWSPKEIIFLVDDVPIRRYPRKSAATFPLRPMWVYGSIWDASSWATEEGKYKADYRYQPFVASYTNFKAAGCSAYSPAWCRPVSASPFRSGGLTRQQYRTMRWVQRYHMVYNYCKDSKRDHSLTPECWG; translated from the exons ATGGCTCTCCTTCCCTTGTTTATTCTCATTCTTATAGCTCCTTCCTCTAGTAATGCTCAATGGCCACCTTCACCTGGCTACTGGCCAAGTTCTAGATTCAGGTCAATGAGCTTTTACCAAGGTTACAGAAACCTTTGGGGTTATTCCCATCAAAGAGTAGACCCGAATGCGTTGACTATCTGGCTAGATAGTACATCAG GAAGTGGATTTAAATCAGTTAAACCATTTCGATCAGGGTATTTCGGTGCCTCCGTTAAGCTCCAACCTGGTTACACTGCCGGAGTCATAACAGCTTTCTAT CTATCGAACAACGAAGCTCACCCTGGGTTCCATGATGAAGTGGACATAGAATTTCTTGGGACAACATTTGGGAAGCCTTACACTTTGCAGACCAACGTTTACATCCGAGGAAGTGGGGACGGGAGAATAATTGGGAGAGAAATGAAGTTTCATCTGTGGTTTGATCCGACCAAAAACTTCCATCACTATGCCATTCTTTGGAGTCCTAAGGAGATTAT ATTCCTCGTGGATGATGTGCCCATAAGGAGGTACCCGAGGAAAAGCGCCGCAACCTTTCCCCTAAGGCCAATGTGGGTTTACGGTTCAATCTGGGATGCCTCATCCTGGGCTACCGAGGAGGGAAAATACAAAGCTGACTATAGATATCAACCATTTGTTGCTAGCTACACCAATTTCAAAGCAGCTGGTTGCTCAGCCTATTCACCGGCATGGTGCCGCCCGGTCTCTGCCTCTCCATTCCGGTCCGGTGGGCTCACGAGACAACAGTACAGGACAATGCGATGGGTTCAGAGATACCATATGGTGTACAACTACTGCAAGGACTCCAAAAGAGACCATTCCCTAACGCCTGAGTGCTGGGGTTAA